In Leptospira bouyouniensis, the following proteins share a genomic window:
- a CDS encoding MaoC/PaaZ C-terminal domain-containing protein — protein sequence MAKIQFDKVEVGQTLPPLDVPVIEHANLVRYAGASGDFNPIHNDPDFARKAGLDGTISHGMYVMAQVGRLCTSWADQKDIAYFGVTFKAMTKLGEKLTVVGTIKKKFEKDGKKTVTVLVEAKNEAGEVKAGGDLVVNAV from the coding sequence ATGGCAAAAATTCAATTTGATAAAGTAGAAGTTGGTCAAACTCTTCCTCCGCTAGACGTTCCTGTGATCGAACATGCAAATTTAGTTCGTTATGCGGGGGCATCTGGAGATTTTAACCCCATTCACAATGATCCTGATTTCGCAAGGAAAGCAGGTCTAGATGGAACTATCTCTCACGGTATGTACGTGATGGCACAAGTAGGAAGGCTTTGTACTTCTTGGGCAGACCAAAAAGACATCGCATACTTTGGTGTGACTTTCAAAGCGATGACAAAACTTGGCGAAAAACTAACAGTTGTTGGAACCATCAAAAAGAAATTTGAAAAAGATGGTAAAAAAACTGTGACAGTTCTCGTAGAAGCAAAAAACGAAGCTGGCGAAGTGAAGGCTGGTGGAGATTTAGTCGTCAACGCAGTTTAA
- a CDS encoding FAS1-like dehydratase domain-containing protein codes for MAITKDIVGRKLDRFDFTVERGKIKEFCLAINEKNPIYFDVEEAKKAGYSDVPAPPTFPTVIMFWGYPKIWNDMAELGIDLSKILHLKEEYTYHKILYPGKVYAQSEISDVKVGRAEIVTFKTTIFDEKDDPILSAEMAIFIRKD; via the coding sequence ATGGCAATAACAAAAGATATAGTTGGAAGAAAACTAGATCGTTTTGATTTCACAGTGGAACGAGGAAAAATCAAAGAATTTTGCCTCGCCATCAACGAAAAAAACCCTATCTATTTTGACGTAGAAGAAGCAAAAAAAGCAGGATACTCAGATGTTCCCGCTCCACCAACTTTCCCTACAGTCATCATGTTTTGGGGATACCCAAAGATTTGGAACGATATGGCCGAACTTGGGATCGACCTTTCCAAAATCCTTCACTTGAAAGAAGAATACACGTACCATAAAATCCTATATCCGGGCAAAGTGTACGCACAATCTGAGATTTCTGACGTTAAAGTGGGAAGAGCAGAAATCGTAACTTTCAAAACCACCATTTTCGACGAAAAAGATGATCCAATTCTCTCTGCAGAGATGGCGATTTTCATTCGTAAGGATTAA
- a CDS encoding alpha/beta hydrolase, with protein sequence MSNWEQAYSRVESTFQNKDGGKIYYQIYRPKSGVKRVLVVHHGIGEHGGRYNFLLEAMAERNYAIYLIDCRGHGKSDGRRGVITHFSDFFADLKQLIDIAKQNEGVSKVTLLGHSMGAAITFLYTATDNYQNDLDAYICSALPIKVKTDIVMDIKKAAGGFLAKALPTLTIPTGLNVNLISRDKSVVDAYVKDPLVHGNVCAYLGDYLLNCYTLALESAEKIKVPIYMFHGKEDQIALPEGTNDAFERVASKDKTKRLFDELYHETMNELPKDRAIVLQELVAWIDKH encoded by the coding sequence ATGAGCAATTGGGAACAAGCCTACTCCCGCGTGGAGTCTACCTTTCAAAACAAAGATGGTGGTAAAATTTATTACCAAATCTACCGACCAAAGTCAGGTGTCAAACGAGTGCTCGTTGTCCACCACGGGATCGGGGAACATGGTGGTCGTTATAATTTTTTATTGGAAGCGATGGCGGAACGTAATTATGCAATTTACCTGATCGACTGTCGAGGCCATGGTAAGTCCGATGGACGTCGTGGTGTCATCACTCATTTTTCTGATTTTTTTGCCGACTTAAAACAACTGATTGATATCGCCAAACAAAATGAAGGTGTTAGTAAAGTCACTTTACTCGGTCACTCTATGGGTGCTGCCATCACTTTCTTATACACAGCCACTGACAACTACCAAAATGATTTGGATGCTTATATCTGCAGTGCCCTTCCCATAAAAGTGAAAACTGATATCGTGATGGACATTAAAAAAGCAGCAGGTGGTTTTTTAGCTAAAGCGCTCCCGACTCTCACTATCCCAACTGGTCTTAATGTGAATCTCATTTCTCGTGACAAATCAGTAGTTGATGCTTACGTGAAGGACCCACTTGTACATGGAAATGTTTGTGCTTATCTAGGCGATTACCTTCTCAATTGTTATACACTTGCTTTGGAATCTGCCGAAAAAATCAAAGTGCCAATTTACATGTTCCATGGGAAAGAGGACCAAATTGCTCTCCCTGAAGGGACAAACGATGCCTTTGAACGTGTTGCGTCCAAAGACAAAACCAAAAGACTTTTTGATGAATTATACCATGAAACCATGAACGAACTTCCTAAAGACAGAGCTATCGTCTTACAAGAATTAGTTGCTTGGATCGACAAACACTAA
- a CDS encoding sulfatase: protein MRKILPFALVLCFCLIHCLNKSEFRFPVDLVLELKHARSKIKIAKDPLPYHWKKNPGRQSGLPLSRKWENTQITFNTNKDIFLNHSLDALFFPPGQEYQFTIPKGSYQFSSLMGLLGEKEFQSSVSGKLKLYSQSELILEWDLTGTPKEQWQKKRETITLDGDLRLVWESKDSYLFVGEPLLYPIEWSETFSNLKKPKSVILIVIDSARKDFFGAYGFKHSVTPVMDELAKESVFFENPFANGNWTKPSMMSFFHSEYSSNLGLGNSWFSTKPYQRKVYYGKKRDNLAKTFREVGYFTQTIMNNVFFLDYTTVGLDLGFHNSFQVGMDIVDTEVLTNEAISFVSEKKDIPYFLHFNLNTPHASYSPPQEDMQAVRKIVPDSEFYRFESPVQRYLGEMHYTDREIGRLVTKLKELGTYDETMIIVTGDHGELFSPEHDYSYHFIMQTRFGHGETHYDEEINVPYFIKLPKSLADNLVNKQNKSLFSEDKDSIQNRYPIVKHFTTQNQLENVSDSQIGSLRIEKTQIRISGQSSLLSLAPTILGFLNLKPQNATYQGVDYANCILQSNPCPVEKYIYTEGRMSESVRTETYKYIRRYPGFTTVRRTVAGEPHTMAEELYDLKKDPKELHNLSLEKDGETLLQMARVDFRRENFLKRNGIRIWIPACEEAICRDFLSMNVQGSVYDWEAPETVQILSGSAKSVSVTKESQKRNEPNGSKKTNDPKHQNLDQPEEIILKTVNPELGAYFQFTRNGKTIPVRFGRFGLEYQRSMSNLDDLIVSERQPEGLFQSPLPWVYNDGAFSGSGETEVQKEMGKEVKKILETWGYIHE, encoded by the coding sequence ATGCGAAAGATCCTTCCCTTCGCCCTAGTCCTTTGTTTTTGTCTCATTCACTGTTTGAACAAATCGGAATTTCGTTTCCCTGTGGATTTGGTTTTGGAATTAAAACATGCTAGGTCTAAAATCAAAATTGCTAAGGATCCATTACCCTACCATTGGAAAAAAAATCCAGGGAGGCAAAGTGGACTGCCTCTGTCTCGAAAATGGGAAAACACGCAGATCACCTTTAACACAAACAAAGATATATTTTTAAATCATTCCCTGGATGCTCTATTTTTCCCACCAGGACAAGAATACCAATTTACGATTCCGAAAGGAAGTTACCAATTTTCTTCGCTTATGGGTCTGTTAGGTGAAAAAGAATTCCAATCCTCAGTATCAGGAAAATTGAAATTGTATTCCCAATCAGAACTCATTTTGGAATGGGACTTAACGGGCACACCTAAAGAACAGTGGCAAAAAAAAAGGGAAACTATCACTCTTGATGGGGACTTACGCCTTGTTTGGGAGAGTAAGGATAGTTATCTTTTTGTCGGTGAACCTTTGTTATATCCAATTGAGTGGTCAGAGACTTTTTCCAATTTGAAAAAACCCAAATCAGTGATCTTGATTGTCATAGATTCCGCAAGGAAAGATTTTTTTGGTGCATATGGATTTAAACACTCCGTTACACCTGTAATGGATGAACTTGCGAAAGAATCAGTGTTCTTTGAAAATCCATTCGCAAATGGGAACTGGACAAAACCTTCGATGATGTCTTTTTTTCATTCGGAATACTCATCTAACCTCGGTTTGGGGAATTCTTGGTTTTCTACAAAACCCTACCAACGAAAAGTGTATTACGGAAAAAAACGTGATAATTTAGCCAAAACATTTCGGGAAGTTGGGTATTTTACCCAAACCATTATGAATAATGTGTTCTTTTTGGATTATACAACTGTGGGATTGGATTTAGGATTTCATAATTCTTTCCAAGTTGGGATGGACATTGTGGATACAGAAGTCCTGACAAACGAGGCCATTTCGTTTGTGTCCGAGAAAAAAGACATTCCATATTTTTTACATTTTAATTTGAACACTCCACATGCATCCTATTCTCCTCCGCAAGAAGATATGCAGGCAGTACGTAAGATTGTCCCTGACTCCGAATTTTATCGATTTGAATCCCCCGTACAGCGTTACTTAGGTGAAATGCACTATACAGACCGTGAGATCGGTCGTTTGGTAACTAAATTAAAAGAACTTGGAACTTATGATGAGACCATGATCATCGTGACCGGGGATCACGGTGAACTATTTAGCCCAGAACATGATTATAGTTATCATTTTATCATGCAAACACGGTTTGGTCATGGGGAGACCCATTATGATGAAGAAATCAATGTGCCTTATTTTATCAAACTACCCAAATCACTGGCAGATAATTTGGTAAATAAACAAAACAAATCATTGTTTAGCGAAGATAAAGATTCAATACAAAACCGCTACCCGATTGTGAAACACTTCACAACACAAAACCAATTGGAAAACGTATCCGATTCTCAAATCGGTTCACTTAGAATTGAGAAAACACAAATCCGAATTTCTGGTCAGTCATCGTTATTATCTTTGGCACCAACCATCCTGGGATTTTTGAATTTGAAACCCCAAAATGCAACTTACCAAGGAGTGGATTATGCAAACTGCATTTTACAATCCAATCCGTGCCCAGTGGAAAAATATATTTATACGGAAGGGAGGATGTCGGAATCAGTTCGAACAGAAACCTATAAATACATCCGTCGTTATCCAGGATTTACGACGGTTAGGCGAACCGTTGCTGGTGAACCCCATACTATGGCCGAAGAATTGTACGATCTTAAAAAAGATCCAAAAGAACTGCACAACTTAAGTTTAGAGAAGGATGGGGAAACTCTTTTGCAAATGGCAAGAGTCGATTTTAGAAGGGAAAACTTTTTGAAACGGAATGGTATTCGCATATGGATCCCAGCTTGTGAGGAAGCGATCTGCCGTGATTTTTTATCGATGAATGTGCAAGGTTCCGTTTATGATTGGGAAGCGCCCGAAACAGTGCAAATACTATCAGGTTCTGCAAAATCAGTATCGGTGACTAAGGAATCTCAAAAACGGAATGAGCCGAATGGATCTAAAAAAACAAACGATCCTAAACATCAAAATTTGGACCAACCTGAAGAGATTATTCTGAAAACGGTAAATCCAGAACTAGGAGCTTATTTTCAATTCACTCGGAATGGAAAAACGATCCCTGTTCGTTTTGGAAGGTTTGGATTGGAATACCAAAGGTCCATGTCGAATCTCGATGACTTAATTGTATCGGAAAGGCAACCAGAAGGACTCTTCCAATCACCACTACCATGGGTATATAATGATGGTGCCTTTAGTGGATCCGGTGAAACAGAAGTACAAAAAGAAATGGGTAAAGAAGTGAAAAAAATATTAGAAACTTGGGGTTACATACACGAATAA
- a CDS encoding 1-acyl-sn-glycerol-3-phosphate acyltransferase produces MKDTFIAPRFEFPVALGLDLGFPILTKLLFNLDGVVIPKEDEQRLKETKNKRVVYLFNQPTEIESIIAYQVANTIGTRFHFMASRSIFNWGFGIVGELIKRVGAYSVLHGSSNRKMIRTTKRILSDKEGKLVMYPEGIMSGENDNLVSFLPSTAQLIYWGLEEAKKKDPNAEMFVQPTFVKYKISGTRDSILRDIETSLSRIERKLKLYPGGRTILRRFLTVGRVMLEETEFELGIPRSAIDGKDFDYRLGRARHTALNLAGQILNLKFRDSDNAIQKIRILFHTLDRIEAGIPLESTPKHLTDQNVRRAKQLVETAYAFLVTQPKSLIQWPSAERLMEWICSFERHIFGKSEVRAKKAYVYASSAIPLTSYFQKYQTNKKDSCHLLLGDIRKEMEKLLDRGKKESEPLVPPYSVGLDLQIG; encoded by the coding sequence ATGAAAGATACTTTTATCGCTCCTCGTTTTGAATTTCCTGTAGCCTTGGGATTGGATTTGGGATTTCCCATTCTCACAAAACTTTTGTTTAACTTAGATGGAGTGGTTATACCAAAAGAAGATGAACAACGTTTGAAAGAAACAAAAAACAAACGAGTTGTGTATCTTTTTAACCAACCTACAGAAATCGAATCCATTATCGCATACCAAGTTGCCAATACCATTGGCACACGTTTTCATTTTATGGCATCACGCAGTATTTTCAATTGGGGTTTCGGTATTGTTGGAGAGCTGATCAAAAGGGTTGGTGCCTATTCTGTTTTACATGGAAGTTCCAATCGTAAAATGATACGCACCACTAAACGGATATTATCCGATAAAGAAGGGAAACTTGTGATGTATCCAGAAGGGATTATGTCAGGAGAGAATGATAACTTGGTTTCTTTTTTGCCAAGTACGGCTCAACTCATTTATTGGGGTTTGGAAGAAGCCAAAAAAAAGGATCCAAATGCTGAAATGTTTGTGCAACCCACATTTGTGAAATATAAAATTTCGGGCACTCGTGATTCGATTCTCCGAGACATAGAAACTTCATTATCTCGAATTGAACGTAAGTTAAAATTATACCCTGGTGGAAGGACAATCCTAAGGCGATTTTTGACTGTGGGTCGTGTGATGTTGGAAGAAACCGAGTTTGAACTTGGGATACCAAGATCTGCAATTGACGGCAAGGATTTTGACTACCGATTGGGGAGAGCAAGGCATACTGCACTCAATCTCGCAGGCCAAATACTAAATTTAAAATTCCGAGATTCAGACAATGCCATTCAAAAAATCAGAATTTTATTCCATACATTAGATCGAATTGAGGCTGGAATTCCCTTGGAATCTACCCCCAAACACCTAACAGACCAAAATGTACGACGTGCCAAACAATTGGTAGAGACAGCGTATGCCTTTCTCGTCACCCAACCTAAAAGCCTTATCCAATGGCCATCTGCAGAGCGTCTGATGGAATGGATTTGTAGTTTCGAACGGCATATCTTTGGCAAATCAGAAGTGAGAGCAAAAAAAGCCTATGTCTATGCCTCTTCAGCTATCCCTCTGACTTCCTATTTTCAAAAATACCAAACAAATAAAAAAGACAGCTGTCACTTGTTACTTGGTGATATTCGCAAAGAGATGGAAAAACTATTGGATCGAGGGAAAAAGGAAAGTGAACCTTTGGTTCCTCCTTATTCAGTTGGTCTCGATTTACAAATCGGTTAA